The proteins below come from a single Anaerolineae bacterium genomic window:
- a CDS encoding transporter substrate-binding domain-containing protein, whose amino-acid sequence IGAQLTSDEQLGFAFPPGSELVAAVNAALESMKADGTLQALNEKWGLIAGGN is encoded by the coding sequence ATTGGCGCACAGTTGACTTCGGATGAACAGTTGGGCTTTGCCTTCCCGCCGGGGAGCGAGCTGGTGGCGGCGGTGAACGCGGCGCTGGAAAGCATGAAGGCGGATGGCACGCTGCAGGCCCTCAACGAGAAGTGGGGCCTGATCGCCGGAGGGAATTAG